Below is a genomic region from Isosphaeraceae bacterium EP7.
GAGACTCGACACCCGTCCCGGGTCTCTTGAGGCGCCCAGCCCGGCGGCCGTATCATGGGGAGGAAGGCCCCGGCACAGACGGTCGAGGCGAGCCCGCATTTTACGCTGCCGGAGGGTCTCGCCATGCCTTCGCGACTGGCCCAGGTGGCAATCCTCGTGACCTGGGCGGCGGCGGCCGTCGCCCTCTTCACCCGCGACCTCTTGCCTGAATTCCTGATCGGCGCAGCCCCGGACCTGCGGGCCCTGGCCTCGCCGGGCACCCCTCCGGGTCCGGTCAAGTGGGTGATTTTGACCGCGGAAGGCCGGTCGACGCTGGCACTCCGGCCGGTCGGCGAGGCGACCACCGAGACAAAGCCGACTCTCGACGGGGGCGTCGAGCTGACCAGCGAAGCCTGGTTCAACTCGGGTGAACTGCTCAGGGGCACGCCGCTTGCCATCCCCCATGAGTCACGCCTGGAGATGAAGAGCGTCTACCGGGTCGACAAGTCGGGCAGCCTTCAAGGTTTCACGGCGAGCATAAGGGCCGACGACGACCGGGACGCCCTGGTCTCGATGGTCGGCCAGGTCAAACTCCGGACCCTTGAAGTGAAGTCGACCGGGCCGCTGCCGATCCTGACCTGGACGAAATCGTTCCCGTATGAGCCGAGGGGCCTGGTGCAGGCCACGATGGGGGCGATGGACCGGCTTCCGGGCTTGAAGCTGGGCCAGCGCTGGGATACCCGGGTCGTCAGCCCGCTGACCGGGCGCGTGGAGACGGTCCGAGTCGAAGTGGCCAGGCGGGCCGAACTGTACTGGGATGGCGGGATGGTCTCGACGCTGGAGGTTGTCGCCCACATGACTCCGCTGCGTGCCACGACCTGGGTCAGGCCCGACGGCCTGGTCTTGCGCCAGGAGGTGCCATTCCCGCTGTTCCGGGTGGTGCTGGAGCGTCTGCCCGATCTCAAGCGGGGCGAGGCAGGGGCGGAGGGCCGACCATGATCGAGCTGGTGGGCGTGACGAAGTCGTTCGGAGGAAAGCGGGCCGTCGCGGGGCTCGATCTCACGGTGAGGGCCGGCGAGCTGTTCGCCTTCCTGGGTCCTAACGGGGCGGGCAAGACGACGACCATCAAGATGGTCTGCGGCCTGCTGACCCCGACGACCGGCACGGTCCGAGTTGGAGGCTTTCCTGCGGCCAGCCGCGAGGCCCGGCAACAACTCGCCTACGTCCCCGACCAGCCCTATCTCTACGAGAAGCTCACCGGACGCGAGTTCCTGAGATTTGTCGTCGAGATGTACGGCCTCGAGCCCATCCACGCGAGCCGCAGGACCGAGGAGCTGATCGACACGTTCGAGATGGGCGACTACATCGACGAACTCTGCGAGAACTACTCGCACGGAATGAAGCAGAGAGTCGTCTTCGCGT
It encodes:
- a CDS encoding ABC transporter ATP-binding protein, translating into MIELVGVTKSFGGKRAVAGLDLTVRAGELFAFLGPNGAGKTTTIKMVCGLLTPTTGTVRVGGFPAASREARQQLAYVPDQPYLYEKLTGREFLRFVVEMYGLEPIHASRRTEELIDTFEMGDYIDELCENYSHGMKQRVVFASALVHDPKVLIVDEPLVGLDPRSARIVKDLFVSQARSGVAVLMSTHLLSIAEELADTIGIIDHGRMLSRGTLEEIRTKAQMHGPLEDLFLKLTGGDRPLTTRPVLVEPGGDLA